In Archocentrus centrarchus isolate MPI-CPG fArcCen1 chromosome 16, fArcCen1, whole genome shotgun sequence, a single window of DNA contains:
- the snx27b gene encoding sorting nexin-27b isoform X1 has product MADVAGEEICSPVPPLPHPSSRNGSGSGNVTPGTGGSCQTATTVTSGPRLVRIVKSDSGYGFNVRGQVSEGGQLRSINGELYAPLQHVSAVLPGGAADRAGISKGDRILEVNGVNVEGATHKQVVDLIRAGERELVLAVLSVPPQEADCLDPGDDGSAQSCYDYSDKQAVPISVPSYKHTELNHEKFVVYNVYMAGRQLCSKRYREFVILHQNLKREFANFTFPKLPGKWPFSLSEQQLDARRRGLEEYLEKVCSVRVIGESDIMQEFLSESDENYNGVSDVELRIAMPDKTTLTVRVRKNSTTDQVYQAVVMKLEIDSVTASYFALFEVINHTFVRKLAPNEFPHKLYVQNYTSAIPGTCLTLRKWLFTTEEEILLSDNQLAVNYFFHQAVDDVKKGFVKAEQKSYQLQKLAEQKKMSMYLSLLRTCEGYNEITFPHCSCDSRRKGHVITAISIHHFKLHACTEEGTLENQVIAFDWGEMQRWDTDEEGMAFCFEYARGEKKPRWVKIFTPYFNYMHECFERVFCELKWRKEVEEEATDKDNKNCSKDEYFPAAEAQKGWGHLGREIVTS; this is encoded by the exons ATGGCGGACGTAGCGGGGGAAGAAATTTGTTCCCCGGTCCCTCCGTTACCTCACCCTTCCTCCCGTAACGGCTCCGGCAGCGGTAACGTTACACCGGGCACCGGCGGCAGCTGCCAGACGGCAACCACCGTTACTTCAGGCCCGCGGCTGGTTCGGATAGTAAAGTCTGACTCCGGCTATGGGTTCAACGTTAGGGGGCAAGTTAGTGAAGGAGGGCAACTACGGAGCATCAACGGGGAACTCTACGCCCCACTGCAGCATGTTAGTGCGGTCCTTCCGGGAGGTGCCGCCGACAGAGCCGGCATTTCGAAAGGGGACCGGATTCTTGAGGT CAATGGGGTTAATGTGGAAGGCGCAACACACAAGCAGGTGGTGGATCTGATCCGGGCCGGTGAGCGAGAGCTGGTGCTGGCCGTGTTGTCCGTTCCTCCCCAGGAGGCCGACTGCCTGGATCCCGGAGACGATGGATCAGCCCAGTCCTGCTACGACTACTCCGACAAGCAGGCAGTGCCTATCTCAGTTCCCAGCTACAAGCACACTGAGCTCAACCATGAAAAGTTTGTG GTGTATAATGTGTACATGGCAGGCAGACAGCTGTGCTCCAAGCGTTACCGGGAGTTTGTGATTCTACACCAAAACCTGAAGAGGGAGTTTGCTAACTTTACTTTTCCCAAGCTACCTGGAAAATGGCCTTTTTCCCTTTCGGAGCAACAGCTGGACGCACGACGCAGAGGCTTGGAGGAATACCTGGAGAAag TGTGCTCGGTCCGGGTCATTGGAGAAAGTGACATCATGCAGGAATTCCTGTCTGAATCagatgag AATTATAACGGAGTGTCGGATGTGGAGTTGAGAATAGCCATGCCAGATAAAACCACACTCACTGTCAGAGTTCGCAAAAACTCAACTACAGACCAGGTCTATCAG GCTGTAGTTATGAAACTAGAGATCGACAGTGTAACAGCCAGCTACTTTGCTCTGTTCGAGGTCATCAACCACACCTTTG tgcGTAAGCTTGCCCCCAATGAGTTCCCCCACAAACTGTATGTACAGAACTATACCTCAGCCATCCCAGGAACCTGCCTCACCCTACGCAAGTGGCTTTTCACCACAGAAGAGGAGATTTTACTCAGTGACAACCAGCTCGCTGTCAACTATTTCTTTCACCAG GCTGTGGATGATGTGAAGAAAGGCTTCGTCAAAGCTGAACAGAAGTCTTATCAGCTACAAAAGCTGGCCGAGCAGAAGAAGATGTCCATG tACTTGAGTTTGTTGCGAACTTGTGAGGGCTACAACGAGATCACATTCCCCCACTGTTCCTGCGACTCCCGACGTAAAGGCCATGTGATCACAGCCATCAGCATTCACCACTTCAAGCTGCATGCCTGCACAGAGGAGGGGACGCTCGAG AATCAGGTGATTGCGTTTGACTGGGGGGAGATGCAGAGGTGGGACACGGATGAAGAGGGCATGGCCTTCTGCTTTGAATATGCACGAGGAGAGAAGAAGCCACGCTGGGTCAAGATATTCACTCCTTAT TTTAACTACATGCATGAGTGCTTTGAGAGAGTCTTCTGTGAGCTGAAATGGAGGAAGGAG GTGGAAGAGGAGGCTACAGACAAGGACAATAAGAACTGCAGTAAAGATG AATATTTTCCAGCTGCTGAGGCACAGAAGGGATGGGGCCACCTAGGAAGGGAGATTGTTACCTCTTAA
- the LOC115793913 gene encoding CHRNA7-FAM7A fusion protein-like yields MQWYDYYLQWNQSEYPGVKNLRFTPDQVWTPDILLYNSAHDKFDATFKTNVKVNSSGFCEYLPPGIFISTCNVDVRWFPFDIQRCELKFGSWTFDGWLLDIQMKEADVSGYMPNGEWDLLEVPGDRNEVFYDCCAEPYPDVTFVVTLRRRTLFYALNLLIPCVLLSSMTLLVFLLPANSGEKISLGITVLLSLTVFMLMVAEIMPATSDSVPLIGQYFASTMVIVGMSVVATVIVLQFHHHNPDSGHMPRWVNLVLLQWVPWFLRMKRPGEGVEPTLSNSQADSQSKTLSSPTTTTTTTTIPTPVPSILPQSLNSLQASLAQLNLPLPHPLPHRPNSQAVILPNPINRDPNPQPQPNGHLPYMGFQTFQTTAELEPVQRSRTTSHGRGNSGLGEGEGAATVGGPVGNAPIHHNHQSSKFVNSPQELPACLDPDQSTASGACGLETGSGRSTVMHAHSGMIRSVAVDNQLQALLAEVQFLVERVREQDRQLSLAEQWQFAAAVIDRLCLVGFSVFNIICTIAILMAAPNFGIALSKDFL; encoded by the exons ATG CAGTGGTATGACTACTACCTTCAGTGGAACCAATCAGAGTATCCTGGAGTTAAGAACCTTCGTTTTACCCCCGACCAGGTCTGGACACCTGACATACTGCTGTACAACAG CGCTCATGATAAGTTTGATGCGACCTTTAAGACCAATGTGAAGGTCAACTCCAGTGGCTTCTGTGAGTATTTGCCTCCAG GAATATTTATCAGCACATGCAATGTCGATGTGAGATGGTTTCCATTTGACATCCAGCGCTGCGAGCTGAAGTTTGGCTCATGGACATTTGATGGCTGGCTGCTGGACATCCAGATGAAGGAGGCAGATGTATCAGGATACATGCCCAATGGAGAGTGGGACCTACTGG AGGTCCCAGGAGATCGCAATGAGGTTTTCTATGACTGCTGTGCAGAGCCGTACCCCGACGTTACTTTTGTGGTGACTTTACGAAGAAGAACCCTGTTCTACGCTCTCAACCTCCTCATCCCCTGTGTGCTCCTCTCCTCCATGACCCTGCTGGTCTTCCTGCTGCCTGCCAACTCTGGGGAGAAAATCAGCCTGG GCatcacagttctgctttctCTGACTGTCTTCATGCTGATGGTTGCAGAGATTATGCCTGCCACTTCAGACTCGGTACCACTGATAg gtcaGTATTTTGCCAGCACCATGGTGATAGTTGGGATGTCAGTGGTAGCCACAGTCATTGTCCTCCAGTTCCATCACCATAACCCTGACAGTGGTCACATGCCACGCTGG GTGAATCTAGTTTTGCTGCAGTGGGTTCCCTGGTTTCTGCGGATGAAGCGACCAGGGGAGGGAGTGGAGCCTACTCTTTCCAACAGTCAGGCGGACTCTCAAAGCAAGACCCTGTCCTCTCCAACCAcaaccactaccaccaccaccatccccACTCCAGTGCCCTCCATCCTCCCACAAAGCCTGAACTCCCTGCAAGCCAGCCTGGCACAGCTCAACCTCCCTTTGCCACACCCACTGCCTCACCGGCCAAATTCTCAGGCTGTTATCCTCCCTAATCCCATAAACAGAGATCCCAACCCACAGCCCCAGCCTAATGGTCATTTGCCTTACATGGGCTTCCAGACCTTCCAgaccacagcagagctggaaccAGTCCAGAGAAGCAGAACCACCAGTCATGGTAGGGGTAACAGTGGActaggagaaggagagggagcaGCAACAGTAGGGGGACCAGTTGGAAATGCCCCAATTCATCACAACCACCAATCTTCTAAGTTTGTGAACTCCCCACAAGAACTTCCAGCATGCCTGGACCCTGACCAATCAACAGCTTCCGGGGCCTGCGGTTTAGAGACCGGGTCTGGGAGATCAACTGTGATGCATGCCCACAGTGGGATGATTCGATCTGTGGCAGTGGACAACCAGCTGCAGGCTCTTCTGGCAGAGGTGCAGTTCTTAGTTGAACGTGTTCGTGAGCAGGACCGTCAGCTGAGCTTGGCAGAGCAGTGGCAGTTTGCTGCAGCTGTCATCGATCGGCTGTGCCTGGTTGGATTCAGTGTTTTCAACATCATCTGTACCATTGCTATCCTTATGGCTGCACCCAACTTTGGAATAGCACTGTCAAAAGACTTCCTCtga
- the s100w gene encoding S100 calcium binding protein W: MARLDQVIPNIVDIFIQYADDGEGKKCQLNKEELQKMLEEQIQSPELKDKINAADIEEAMQLLDKNHDGEVNFREFCRCICVLAKCYYQKKRGKGGKRGKGKDDKDDCDQED; this comes from the exons ATGGCTCGTCTCGATCAGGTCATTCCAAACATTGTGGATATATTTATACAGTATGCTGATGATGGTGAAGGCAAGAAATGCCAGCTAAACAAAGAAGAGCTCCAGAAAATGCTGGAGGAGCAAATTCAAAGCCCCGAGTTGAAG GATAAAATTAATGCCGCTGATATTGAGGAAGCCATGCAGCTGCTGGACAAAAACCATGACGGTGAGGTCAACTTTCGTGAATTTTGTCGGTGTATTTGTGTCCTTGCCAAATGCTACTACCAGAAGAAGAGAGGCAAGGGTGGCAAGAGAGGCAAGGGGAAAGATGACAAAGATGACTGCGACCAAGAAGACTGA
- the snx27b gene encoding sorting nexin-27b isoform X2 gives MADVAGEEICSPVPPLPHPSSRNGSGSGNVTPGTGGSCQTATTVTSGPRLVRIVKSDSGYGFNVRGQVSEGGQLRSINGELYAPLQHVSAVLPGGAADRAGISKGDRILEVNGVNVEGATHKQVVDLIRAGERELVLAVLSVPPQEADCLDPGDDGSAQSCYDYSDKQAVPISVPSYKHTELNHEKFVVYNVYMAGRQLCSKRYREFVILHQNLKREFANFTFPKLPGKWPFSLSEQQLDARRRGLEEYLEKVCSVRVIGESDIMQEFLSESDENYNGVSDVELRIAMPDKTTLTVRVRKNSTTDQVYQAVVMKLEIDSVTASYFALFEVINHTFVRKLAPNEFPHKLYVQNYTSAIPGTCLTLRKWLFTTEEEILLSDNQLAVNYFFHQAVDDVKKGFVKAEQKSYQLQKLAEQKKMSMYLSLLRTCEGYNEITFPHCSCDSRRKGHVITAISIHHFKLHACTEEGTLENQVIAFDWGEMQRWDTDEEGMAFCFEYARGEKKPRWVKIFTPYFNYMHECFERVFCELKWRKEVEEEATDKDNKNCSKDGMCGKNIFQLLRHRRDGAT, from the exons ATGGCGGACGTAGCGGGGGAAGAAATTTGTTCCCCGGTCCCTCCGTTACCTCACCCTTCCTCCCGTAACGGCTCCGGCAGCGGTAACGTTACACCGGGCACCGGCGGCAGCTGCCAGACGGCAACCACCGTTACTTCAGGCCCGCGGCTGGTTCGGATAGTAAAGTCTGACTCCGGCTATGGGTTCAACGTTAGGGGGCAAGTTAGTGAAGGAGGGCAACTACGGAGCATCAACGGGGAACTCTACGCCCCACTGCAGCATGTTAGTGCGGTCCTTCCGGGAGGTGCCGCCGACAGAGCCGGCATTTCGAAAGGGGACCGGATTCTTGAGGT CAATGGGGTTAATGTGGAAGGCGCAACACACAAGCAGGTGGTGGATCTGATCCGGGCCGGTGAGCGAGAGCTGGTGCTGGCCGTGTTGTCCGTTCCTCCCCAGGAGGCCGACTGCCTGGATCCCGGAGACGATGGATCAGCCCAGTCCTGCTACGACTACTCCGACAAGCAGGCAGTGCCTATCTCAGTTCCCAGCTACAAGCACACTGAGCTCAACCATGAAAAGTTTGTG GTGTATAATGTGTACATGGCAGGCAGACAGCTGTGCTCCAAGCGTTACCGGGAGTTTGTGATTCTACACCAAAACCTGAAGAGGGAGTTTGCTAACTTTACTTTTCCCAAGCTACCTGGAAAATGGCCTTTTTCCCTTTCGGAGCAACAGCTGGACGCACGACGCAGAGGCTTGGAGGAATACCTGGAGAAag TGTGCTCGGTCCGGGTCATTGGAGAAAGTGACATCATGCAGGAATTCCTGTCTGAATCagatgag AATTATAACGGAGTGTCGGATGTGGAGTTGAGAATAGCCATGCCAGATAAAACCACACTCACTGTCAGAGTTCGCAAAAACTCAACTACAGACCAGGTCTATCAG GCTGTAGTTATGAAACTAGAGATCGACAGTGTAACAGCCAGCTACTTTGCTCTGTTCGAGGTCATCAACCACACCTTTG tgcGTAAGCTTGCCCCCAATGAGTTCCCCCACAAACTGTATGTACAGAACTATACCTCAGCCATCCCAGGAACCTGCCTCACCCTACGCAAGTGGCTTTTCACCACAGAAGAGGAGATTTTACTCAGTGACAACCAGCTCGCTGTCAACTATTTCTTTCACCAG GCTGTGGATGATGTGAAGAAAGGCTTCGTCAAAGCTGAACAGAAGTCTTATCAGCTACAAAAGCTGGCCGAGCAGAAGAAGATGTCCATG tACTTGAGTTTGTTGCGAACTTGTGAGGGCTACAACGAGATCACATTCCCCCACTGTTCCTGCGACTCCCGACGTAAAGGCCATGTGATCACAGCCATCAGCATTCACCACTTCAAGCTGCATGCCTGCACAGAGGAGGGGACGCTCGAG AATCAGGTGATTGCGTTTGACTGGGGGGAGATGCAGAGGTGGGACACGGATGAAGAGGGCATGGCCTTCTGCTTTGAATATGCACGAGGAGAGAAGAAGCCACGCTGGGTCAAGATATTCACTCCTTAT TTTAACTACATGCATGAGTGCTTTGAGAGAGTCTTCTGTGAGCTGAAATGGAGGAAGGAG GTGGAAGAGGAGGCTACAGACAAGGACAATAAGAACTGCAGTAAAGATGGTATGTGTGGCAAG AATATTTTCCAGCTGCTGAGGCACAGAAGGGATGGGGCCACCTAG